In Herbaspirillum seropedicae, a single window of DNA contains:
- a CDS encoding DNA/RNA non-specific endonuclease, with protein sequence MDERALKDFRACVADTASQRQRVRELVACGQWRTAEPDSERARAYALRQRNLGARGGPESIIGDTEDFLRASFLAQGAAVARAVAYVEVSSGQVNEVATGFMVSPRLFLTNQHVIADLAAARGTRVSFLRELDERGVPRASTSFLLAPQRLALFSASDQLDYALIALGERQSGTATADMLGFCPLSDQPDKHVIGMNANIIQHPGGWLKMISIRNNTVTARTEHTLLYETDTEQGSSGSPVFNDDWQLVALHHWGEPYRDAASAQDTPRKVNEGIRISAIYRDLLQRLPTLPEAARPLLQEALSYQTAATPATAVAWPSAAASDTREETSMSTGNDSGADARTGVDAQAATLTIPLEITVRVAGATATAASSPAAPSTPVPAQPQARRLSPPRPTHAQEALRIDPDYSKRSGYDPAFIAGVQVPLPQPDGTLAAQIVPLLAEDAVHGDGELKYEHFSIKLLKPRRLAAFTATNIDGARYLEVDRGSGRVNGAEGDAWFRDPRVPVGAVLEQDFYGAWSNYFDRGHLTRRSDPSWGSPEEAERANADTFHFTNCSPQHFRFNQSAVYWQGLERYVLENGVLASSTKGRLCVFQGPVFNDQVDLWADEVQIPSSFFKIVVWKGKQGLKAVALVADQSALLSESRHSLGAPQALPSVEVNHWRVAVPEVERMTGLDFGKLVRQADTIAAGQQPQVGEARQRITSFDQIRL encoded by the coding sequence ATGGATGAGCGAGCCCTGAAGGATTTCCGCGCCTGCGTAGCCGACACGGCCAGCCAGCGCCAGCGTGTGCGCGAGCTGGTCGCCTGCGGCCAGTGGCGCACTGCCGAGCCCGACAGCGAACGCGCCCGCGCCTATGCCCTGCGGCAACGCAACCTGGGGGCGCGCGGCGGCCCTGAGTCCATCATCGGCGATACCGAGGATTTCCTGCGGGCCAGCTTCCTGGCGCAAGGCGCGGCGGTGGCGCGCGCCGTGGCCTATGTCGAAGTCAGCAGCGGCCAGGTCAATGAGGTCGCCACCGGCTTCATGGTCAGTCCCCGCCTGTTCCTGACCAACCAGCACGTGATCGCCGACCTGGCTGCGGCGCGGGGCACGCGCGTGAGCTTCCTGCGCGAACTGGACGAACGCGGCGTGCCGCGGGCGAGCACCAGCTTCCTGCTGGCGCCGCAGCGCCTGGCCCTGTTTTCCGCCAGTGACCAGCTCGACTATGCCCTCATCGCCCTGGGTGAGCGCCAGTCGGGAACGGCCACGGCCGACATGCTCGGTTTCTGCCCCCTGTCGGACCAGCCCGACAAGCACGTCATCGGCATGAACGCCAACATCATCCAGCACCCCGGCGGCTGGCTGAAGATGATCAGCATCCGCAACAATACCGTGACCGCCCGCACCGAGCACACGCTGCTCTATGAAACCGATACCGAACAGGGTTCGTCCGGCTCGCCGGTCTTCAATGACGACTGGCAACTGGTCGCCCTGCATCACTGGGGCGAGCCCTATCGCGACGCCGCCTCGGCGCAGGACACGCCGCGCAAGGTCAACGAGGGCATCCGCATCAGCGCCATCTACCGCGACCTGCTGCAACGTCTGCCGACCTTGCCCGAGGCAGCCCGGCCGCTGCTGCAGGAAGCCCTCAGCTACCAGACTGCTGCTACGCCAGCCACCGCTGTGGCCTGGCCGTCGGCAGCCGCTTCCGACACGAGAGAGGAGACCAGCATGAGCACAGGCAATGACAGCGGCGCGGACGCCCGCACCGGGGTGGACGCGCAGGCCGCCACGTTGACGATCCCCCTGGAAATCACGGTAAGGGTCGCCGGCGCAACGGCGACGGCGGCGTCATCACCGGCAGCGCCATCCACTCCCGTCCCCGCGCAACCGCAGGCCCGTCGGCTCTCCCCTCCCCGCCCCACGCATGCCCAGGAAGCCCTGCGCATCGATCCGGACTACAGCAAGCGCAGCGGCTACGATCCTGCCTTCATCGCCGGCGTACAGGTGCCGCTGCCTCAACCGGACGGTACGCTGGCCGCGCAGATCGTCCCCCTGCTGGCTGAGGATGCCGTCCACGGCGACGGCGAACTGAAGTACGAGCACTTCAGCATCAAGCTGCTCAAGCCGCGCCGCCTGGCCGCCTTCACCGCCACCAATATCGATGGTGCGCGCTATCTGGAGGTCGATCGCGGCAGTGGCCGGGTCAATGGCGCCGAAGGTGACGCCTGGTTCCGCGACCCGCGCGTGCCCGTCGGCGCGGTGTTGGAACAGGACTTCTACGGCGCCTGGTCGAACTACTTCGATCGCGGTCATCTGACGCGCCGTTCCGATCCCAGCTGGGGCTCGCCCGAGGAGGCCGAGCGGGCCAATGCCGATACCTTCCATTTCACCAACTGCTCGCCCCAGCATTTCCGCTTCAACCAGAGCGCGGTCTACTGGCAGGGGCTGGAACGCTATGTCCTGGAAAACGGCGTGCTGGCCAGCAGCACCAAGGGGCGGCTGTGCGTCTTCCAGGGACCGGTGTTCAATGACCAGGTCGACCTGTGGGCCGACGAGGTGCAGATCCCATCGTCCTTCTTCAAGATCGTGGTCTGGAAGGGCAAGCAGGGGCTCAAGGCGGTCGCCCTGGTGGCGGACCAATCGGCGCTGCTGTCGGAGAGTCGGCACAGCCTGGGTGCGCCGCAGGCGCTGCCCTCGGTGGAGGTGAACCATTGGCGCGTGGCCGTCCCCGAGGTGGAGCGGATGACCGGGCTGGACTTCGGCAAGCTGGTGCGCCAAGCCGACACCATCGCCGCCGGCCAGCAGCCCCAGGTGGGCGAGGCGCGCCAGCGGATCACCAGCTTCGACCAGATCCGTCTGTAG
- a CDS encoding 3-hydroxybutyrate dehydrogenase, whose product MLLKDKVALITGSASGIGKEIAVEYARQGAKVVIADLALEAAKATAEEIVKEGGTAMAVAMNVTDETQVDKGVADAVNTYGGLDIMISNAGIQIISPVAELSLENWRKMLAIHLDGAFLTTRAAMKAMIKQGRGGSIIYMGSVHSHLASPLKAPYVTAKHGLLGLAKTVAKEGAKDKIRTNVICPGFVRTPLVEKQIPEQAKEFGISEEDVIKKIMLKDTVDGEFTTTQDVAQTAVFLAAFPTNALTGQSVVVSHGWHMQ is encoded by the coding sequence ATGCTACTCAAGGATAAAGTCGCTCTCATCACCGGTTCGGCCAGCGGCATCGGCAAGGAAATCGCCGTCGAGTACGCCCGCCAGGGCGCCAAGGTCGTCATCGCCGACCTGGCCCTGGAAGCCGCCAAGGCCACCGCCGAGGAAATCGTCAAGGAAGGCGGCACCGCCATGGCCGTGGCCATGAACGTCACCGATGAAACCCAGGTCGACAAGGGTGTGGCCGATGCGGTCAACACCTACGGCGGGCTGGACATCATGATCAGCAATGCCGGCATTCAGATCATCAGCCCGGTGGCCGAACTGTCGCTGGAGAACTGGCGCAAGATGCTGGCGATCCACCTGGACGGCGCCTTCCTGACCACCCGCGCGGCCATGAAGGCCATGATCAAGCAGGGCCGCGGCGGCTCCATCATCTACATGGGCTCGGTCCACTCGCACCTGGCCTCGCCGCTGAAGGCTCCCTATGTCACGGCCAAGCATGGCTTGCTGGGCCTGGCCAAGACGGTGGCCAAGGAAGGCGCCAAGGACAAGATCCGCACCAATGTCATCTGCCCCGGCTTCGTCCGCACCCCGCTGGTGGAAAAGCAGATTCCCGAGCAGGCCAAGGAATTCGGTATCAGCGAAGAAGACGTGATCAAGAAGATCATGCTCAAGGACACCGTCGATGGCGAATTCACCACCACCCAGGACGTGGCCCAAACCGCCGTCTTCCTGGCGGCCTTCCCGACCAATGCTCTGACCGGCCAGTCGGTGGTGGTCAGCCACGGCTGGCATATGCAGTAA
- a CDS encoding GNAT family N-acetyltransferase, producing MRLLTIPADANPSFSKLSLSLASTPEEVREVQRLRYKVFIEAMNLSALANPEGLDKDEFDDYCDHLIVRDSKTLSVVGTYRVLSPHGARRMGKFYSEQEFDLSRLDNIRGVIAEAGRACIHPDYRSGGVIMMLWAGLAAYMRKERCEYLMGCASVSLADGGHNAAALYHAFREKNMAPPDYRVAPLLPFPLEDRQTGVEPQIPPLLRGYLRSGAWVCGEPAWDPDFHSADFFLLLPLSKLDSRYARHYLKDSRTA from the coding sequence ATGAGACTGCTTACCATTCCTGCCGATGCCAACCCGAGTTTTTCCAAGCTGAGCTTGAGCCTCGCGAGCACCCCGGAAGAAGTGCGCGAAGTGCAGCGCCTGCGCTACAAGGTCTTCATCGAAGCGATGAACCTGTCGGCGCTGGCCAACCCGGAAGGCCTGGACAAGGATGAGTTCGACGACTACTGCGACCACCTGATCGTACGCGACAGCAAGACCCTCTCGGTGGTCGGCACCTATCGCGTGTTGAGCCCGCACGGCGCGCGCCGCATGGGCAAGTTCTACTCGGAACAGGAATTCGATCTCTCGCGCCTGGACAACATCCGCGGCGTCATCGCCGAAGCCGGCCGCGCCTGCATCCATCCCGACTACCGCAGCGGCGGCGTGATCATGATGCTGTGGGCCGGCCTGGCCGCCTACATGCGCAAGGAGCGCTGCGAATACCTGATGGGCTGCGCCAGCGTGAGCCTGGCCGATGGCGGCCACAACGCCGCCGCCCTGTACCACGCCTTCCGCGAAAAGAACATGGCGCCGCCCGACTACCGCGTCGCGCCGCTCTTGCCCTTCCCGCTGGAAGACCGCCAGACCGGCGTCGAACCGCAGATCCCGCCGCTGTTGCGCGGCTACCTGCGCAGCGGCGCCTGGGTGTGCGGCGAGCCGGCCTGGGATCCTGATTTCCACTCGGCCGACTTCTTCCTGCTGCTGCCGCTCTCCAAGCTCGACAGCCGCTACGCCCGCCACTACCTCAAGGATTCGAGGACTGCATGA
- a CDS encoding UDP-2,3-diacylglucosamine diphosphatase, which translates to MKPREQFMEKAQGLFADLGPDQDAGDEEAKRDPLRFRTIWISDIHLGTTGCQAERLLEFLRATESDTLYLVGDIIDGWQLKRRWYWDQSHNNVVQTVLKKAKKGTNVIFVPGNHDEVIRQFIDLDFGGIKIRDELVHVTAEGKRMLVLHGDRFDGVIACAKWLAYVGDTLYTMILKFNQWFNSWRARAGLPYWSLSQYLKSKVKNAVNYISSFEDALADEARKKGLDGVICGHIHKAEIRDIGGVTYCNDGDWVESLSALVEEPSGQLRLVSWQEIMQLKRAGKEARTAARELATA; encoded by the coding sequence ATGAAGCCACGCGAACAGTTCATGGAAAAAGCCCAGGGGCTGTTCGCCGACCTGGGCCCCGACCAAGACGCCGGTGACGAGGAAGCCAAGCGCGATCCGCTGCGCTTTCGCACCATCTGGATTTCCGATATCCACCTGGGCACCACCGGCTGCCAGGCCGAGCGCCTGCTCGAATTCCTGCGCGCCACCGAGTCCGATACGCTCTACCTGGTGGGCGACATCATCGACGGCTGGCAATTGAAGCGTCGCTGGTACTGGGACCAGTCCCACAACAACGTGGTGCAGACCGTGCTGAAGAAGGCCAAGAAGGGCACCAACGTCATCTTCGTGCCCGGCAACCACGATGAAGTGATCCGCCAGTTCATCGACCTCGACTTCGGCGGCATCAAGATCCGTGACGAGCTGGTGCACGTCACCGCAGAAGGCAAGCGCATGCTGGTGCTGCACGGCGACCGCTTCGACGGGGTGATCGCCTGCGCCAAGTGGCTGGCCTATGTGGGCGACACGCTCTACACCATGATCCTGAAGTTCAACCAGTGGTTCAACAGCTGGCGCGCCCGTGCCGGCCTGCCTTACTGGTCGCTGTCGCAGTACCTGAAGTCCAAGGTCAAGAACGCAGTGAACTACATCAGCTCCTTCGAGGATGCGCTGGCCGATGAGGCGCGCAAGAAGGGCCTGGACGGCGTCATCTGCGGCCACATCCACAAGGCTGAAATCCGCGACATCGGCGGCGTCACCTACTGCAACGACGGCGACTGGGTCGAGAGCCTGTCGGCCCTGGTGGAAGAACCCAGCGGGCAGTTGCGGCTGGTCTCCTGGCAGGAAATCATGCAGCTCAAGCGCGCCGGCAAGGAAGCCCGCACGGCCGCCCGCGAACTGGCCACGGCCTGA
- a CDS encoding glycosyltransferase family 4 protein, translating into MRIAIISDAGEPQVNGVVNTLRSTVRCLRALGHEVLLLSPRDFRTFACPTYPEIRLAYQPYARIASALESFQPDCIHIATEGPMGLAARRYCLRRKLSFTTAYHTRFPEYLAARKLLPKALTYRLLRWFHGRSEAIMVPTPAMKTALEEQGFNKVVLWGRGVDTTHFRPAVEDHACIDRPLFLYVGRVAVEKNIEAFLKLDLPGTKWVVGDGPQLEELTQRYPEVRFLGAKGQDELPAYYNCADVFVFPSKTDTFGLVLLEAMACGVPVAAYPVEGPIDVVDNGVSGILRHDLRQACLQALTLDRQAVHAHARSRSWESATQQFLQHLHLARRPVADKTAVIKPLRETH; encoded by the coding sequence ATGCGCATTGCCATCATCAGCGACGCGGGCGAACCGCAAGTCAACGGCGTGGTCAACACGCTGCGCTCCACAGTGCGCTGCCTGCGTGCGCTGGGGCACGAAGTGTTGCTGCTGTCGCCGCGCGACTTCCGCACCTTTGCCTGCCCGACCTATCCGGAAATCCGGCTGGCCTACCAGCCCTATGCGCGCATCGCGTCGGCGCTGGAGAGCTTCCAGCCCGACTGCATCCACATTGCCACCGAAGGCCCCATGGGATTGGCGGCGCGGCGCTATTGCCTGCGCCGCAAGCTCAGCTTCACCACCGCCTATCACACCCGCTTCCCGGAATACCTGGCCGCGCGCAAGCTCTTGCCCAAGGCGCTGACCTACCGGCTGCTGCGCTGGTTCCATGGCCGCTCCGAAGCCATCATGGTGCCCACGCCGGCGATGAAGACGGCGCTGGAAGAGCAGGGCTTCAACAAGGTCGTGCTGTGGGGGCGCGGCGTGGATACCACGCACTTCCGTCCGGCCGTGGAAGACCACGCCTGCATCGACCGGCCGCTGTTCCTCTACGTGGGACGGGTGGCGGTGGAAAAGAACATCGAAGCCTTCCTCAAGCTAGACCTGCCCGGCACCAAGTGGGTCGTCGGCGACGGCCCGCAACTGGAAGAGCTGACCCAGCGTTATCCGGAGGTGCGCTTCCTCGGCGCCAAAGGGCAGGACGAACTGCCGGCCTACTACAACTGCGCCGACGTGTTCGTCTTTCCCAGCAAGACCGATACCTTCGGCCTGGTGCTGCTGGAGGCCATGGCCTGCGGCGTGCCGGTGGCGGCCTATCCGGTGGAAGGGCCGATCGACGTGGTCGACAATGGCGTCTCGGGCATCCTGCGTCACGATCTCCGCCAGGCTTGCCTGCAGGCGCTGACGCTGGATCGCCAGGCCGTCCACGCGCACGCACGTAGCCGTTCGTGGGAATCCGCTACCCAGCAGTTCCTGCAGCACCTGCATCTGGCGCGGCGTCCGGTGGCCGACAAGACTGCCGTCATCAAGCCACTGCGCGAGACGCACTGA
- a CDS encoding methyl-accepting chemotaxis protein — protein MGQLLANLKLWQKFALLGLLGLVLFGVPTTLYFNSTERVIRFKQQEIAGVEPVRRLLRSVQLMQQHRGMSAVMLNGAADMAGPRQAKAAEVDQALAALAGALEEVGRDDTRIPVLFKNQLAAWTKVRDAVASRSITPPESFAAHSAAIAALFDLNERLLDYYHYTIDPDFDSTQLINAAFIAMPALTEDLGRARARGASLLLKKELKLEERLELVAMLERAQERLSSARKSFAKGVAANAEIGVKLGSTFEKADRLGNEVMKLTREQVLLPQELSFPPDAYFKQFTLAIDEQFKAIGEVTEVLAGQLDTQNAALRREQLTVLGAIFALALLVAWLGVMITRSVTQPILASVAMAGRVADYDLTARSVAQGRDESAQLLGSLNAMTASLGGIVGRVRTSIEVIQHASREIATGNADLSRRTESQASSLEETASAMEELTSTVQNNAENARQADQLAGSASRLAERGGEVVSNVVQTMDEIKTSSRRIVDIISVIDGIAFQTNILALNAAVEAARAGEQGRGFAVVASEVRSLAQRSASAAKEIKELISDSVDKVDAGGRLVDEAGMTMGEIVNSVRQVAGIMSEITQASQEQSTGIGQVNDAITQMEAITQQNAALVEEAAAAAESLQQQAEMLWDEVGVFKTEGAAGGAPDGLPPVAPRSAALRLAPA, from the coding sequence ATGGGGCAATTGTTGGCCAATCTGAAACTGTGGCAAAAGTTTGCCTTGCTGGGACTATTGGGCCTGGTGTTGTTCGGCGTGCCGACGACCTTGTACTTCAACAGCACCGAGCGGGTCATCCGCTTCAAACAGCAGGAAATCGCCGGCGTCGAACCGGTGCGCCGATTGCTGCGCAGCGTGCAGCTCATGCAGCAGCATCGCGGCATGTCGGCCGTCATGCTCAATGGCGCGGCCGACATGGCCGGCCCGCGCCAGGCCAAGGCTGCCGAGGTCGACCAGGCGTTGGCGGCGCTGGCAGGGGCGCTGGAAGAAGTCGGGCGTGACGACACCCGCATCCCGGTGCTGTTCAAGAATCAGCTGGCCGCCTGGACCAAGGTGCGCGACGCCGTAGCGAGCCGCTCGATCACACCGCCCGAGAGCTTTGCCGCCCATAGCGCGGCGATCGCGGCGCTGTTCGATCTCAACGAGCGCCTGCTGGACTACTACCACTACACCATCGATCCCGACTTCGACAGCACCCAGCTCATCAATGCCGCCTTCATCGCCATGCCGGCGCTGACCGAAGACCTGGGCCGGGCGCGCGCCCGTGGCGCCAGCCTCTTGCTCAAGAAGGAACTGAAGCTGGAAGAGCGGCTGGAACTGGTGGCCATGCTCGAACGCGCGCAGGAGCGTCTCAGTTCGGCGCGCAAGTCCTTCGCCAAGGGCGTGGCCGCCAATGCCGAGATCGGCGTCAAGCTGGGCAGCACCTTCGAGAAGGCCGATCGCCTGGGCAACGAGGTCATGAAACTCACGCGTGAACAGGTGCTGCTGCCGCAGGAGCTGAGCTTCCCGCCGGACGCCTACTTCAAACAATTCACCCTGGCCATCGATGAACAGTTCAAGGCCATCGGCGAAGTCACGGAAGTGCTGGCCGGCCAGCTGGATACGCAGAACGCCGCCCTGCGCCGCGAACAGCTCACGGTGCTGGGCGCCATCTTCGCGCTGGCCTTGCTGGTGGCCTGGCTGGGCGTGATGATCACCCGCTCGGTGACCCAGCCCATCCTTGCTTCGGTGGCCATGGCCGGTCGCGTGGCTGACTACGACCTCACCGCGCGCAGCGTGGCGCAAGGCCGCGACGAATCGGCCCAGCTGCTGGGTTCGCTCAACGCCATGACGGCCAGCCTGGGCGGGATCGTGGGCCGCGTGCGCACCAGTATCGAAGTGATCCAGCACGCCTCGCGCGAGATCGCTACCGGCAACGCCGATCTGTCGCGCCGTACCGAATCGCAGGCGTCCAGCCTCGAAGAGACCGCCAGCGCCATGGAAGAGCTGACCTCGACGGTGCAGAACAATGCCGAGAACGCCCGTCAGGCCGACCAGCTGGCAGGCTCGGCGTCGCGCCTGGCCGAGCGTGGCGGCGAGGTGGTCAGCAACGTGGTGCAGACCATGGACGAGATCAAGACCAGTTCGCGGCGCATCGTCGATATCATCAGCGTCATCGATGGCATCGCCTTCCAGACCAACATCCTGGCCCTGAACGCCGCCGTGGAAGCGGCCCGTGCCGGCGAGCAGGGGCGCGGTTTCGCGGTGGTCGCCTCGGAGGTGCGCTCGCTGGCCCAGCGCAGCGCCAGTGCGGCCAAGGAAATCAAGGAGCTCATCAGTGATTCGGTCGACAAGGTCGACGCCGGTGGCCGCCTGGTCGATGAGGCCGGCATGACCATGGGCGAGATCGTCAATTCGGTCCGCCAGGTGGCCGGCATCATGAGCGAGATCACCCAGGCCAGCCAGGAGCAGAGCACCGGCATCGGCCAGGTCAACGACGCCATCACCCAGATGGAAGCCATCACCCAGCAGAACGCCGCGCTGGTGGAAGAGGCCGCCGCGGCCGCCGAAAGCCTGCAGCAGCAGGCCGAGATGCTGTGGGATGAGGTTGGCGTCTTCAAGACCGAGGGCGCCGCCGGCGGCGCACCCGATGGCTTGCCGCCTGTTGCCCCCCGCTCTGCTGCACTGAGGCTGGCGCCCGCCTGA